In the Flavobacterium sp. 90 genome, CTCCGCAACGAGAATCCAATCTTTGGCGAGCTTCTCGTGGAGATTTCTCCTTCGTCGAAATGACAAAAATGTGTAAAAGTAAAGAGCCTTTGGCTCGATTTATATTGTAGGGATGGATTTTAATCCGTCCTTCGTAATCAAAATCGCCAATCTTTGTAGAGTTACACGTGGAGATTTCTCCTTCGTCGAAATGACAAAAATGTGTAGATTAATTTTGATCTAAAATTTGTCCTATCCCGAAGTTTAGGAATCAGGACTACGATATTAAGTAAATTTATTATGAATTGATCTTAAAGTGTTATCGTACACAAGGCATTTTTTTTTAGTTTTAACAATAATTAATTAAATAGTAAACATGATGAAATCATTTTTCTTTTCACTTCTTTTATGCAGTACATTGTCGTTTGCACAAGAAGTAAATATCATTCCTCAGCCAGTGGAAGTTGTTAGAAATAGCGGAAATTTTGTGATTAATTCGGAAACCAGCTTGGTTGTTATCAATAAAGAAGATAATGCTACGGCTACTTTTTTGAATGATTATTTGTTTAATTATTATGGTTTTAAGTTGTCTGTGGTAAAAAAGGCAAATAAAAATGCCATTAAATTAATAAGTCAAAAGAATATTGAAGGACTTAAAAGTGAAGGCTATAAGTTAAAATCAGATCAAAATGGTGTCGAAATTAACGGTAATTCACCAATGGGAACTTTCTACGGAATGCAAACCCTTATTCAATTGCTTCCTGTAGAAAAAAGTAATAATCTGGCAATTGCAGCAGTAGAGGTTAAAGATCAACCACGTTTTGCTTACAGAGGAGCTATGCTTGATGTTGGACGTCATTTTTTTTCGGTTGAATTTGTAAAAAAGTATATTGATTATTTAGCCTTACATAAAATGAATTATTTTCATTGGCATTTAACCGAAGACCAAGGTTGGAGAATTGAAATAAAAAAATATCCAAAACTTACTGAAATAGGTTCTAAAAGAAATGGAAGTATTATTGGAAGTTATCCGGGTAAAGGAAGTGATAATACACCAGAAGGAGGTTTTTATACTCAGGAAGAGGTAAAAGATATTGTAAAATATGCTTCAGATCGTTTTATAACGGTAATTCCGGAAATTGAAATGCCGGGACACAGTAGCGCTGCTATTGCCGCTTATCCGGAGTTGAGTTGTTTTCCAGACGAGAAAACTAATCTTTCGGATAATATGATCTCTGATAAGAGCAAGCAGGAAATGGCAAACGGAAGAAATAAAATTGTTCAGGAAACCTGGGGAGTTCATACAGATGTGTTTGTTCCAACAGAAAATACGTTTAAATTTCTGGAAAATGTTCTTGATGAAGTGATCGCTTTATTTCCATCAAAATACATTCACGTAGGTGGAGATGAATCTCCTAAAGATGCCTGGAAAAGAAGTGCATTTTGTCAGCAAATGATAAAAGACAAAAATTTGAAGGATGAGCATGGTCTTCAAAGTTATTTCATCCAACGCATGGAAAAATACATTAATAAAAAAGGCAGAACCTTAATTGGCTGGGACGAAATTTTAGAAGGCGGTCTTGCGCCAAATGCTATCGTAATGAGCTGGAGAGGTGAAGAAGGCGGAATTGCAGCTGCAAAAGAAAAGCATCAGGTAATTATGACTCCGGGAAGCCATGTTTATTTAGATCATTCTCAAACTAAGAACGAAAAACAAGTTACTATAGGAGGGTTTTTGCCATTGGAAACAGTTTATGGTTATGAGCCAATTCCGAAAGAGTTGAACGAGCAACAAGCAAAATACGTTTTGGGAGCTCAGGCAAATGTCTGGACAGAATATATGGCTAATCCTGCCAAAGTAGAATATATGATATTTCCTCGTTTAAGCGCTTTAAGCGAAGTATTGTGGTCTTCAAAAGAAAGTAAAAATTGGACTGAATTTCAAACAAAAATTGAAACGATGAAAAAGCGATATACGATTTGGGGAGCTAACTATTTTAAAGAGGATTAAATCTAATACTATCTACTTAAAACCATAAATAACCATGAAAAAAATAACACTTTATGTACTTTTCCTCTCGATGAGCTGGATAGGAATGATGGCACAAACCTATACTCCTTCGGAAGGAAATATTAAGAATAGAAAAGAATTTCAAGACGATAAATTTGGGATGTTCATTCACTTTGGACCCTATAGCGTTCTGGGAAATGGCGAATGGGTTATGAACACTGAAAACATCAGAGTAACCGAATACGGAAGATTAATTAACGTTTTTAATCCTCAGGATTTTGATGCTAAAAAATGGGTTGGTATTGCAAAAGCAGCGGGAATGAAATACATCACTTTTACCACGCGTCACCACGATGGTTTTAGCAATTTTGACACCAAATTATCAGATTGGAAAATTACAAATACACATTTTAAAAGAGATTTATTAAAAGAATTGGCTGAAGAATGCCATAAAGAAGGTATTAAGTTGTTCTGTTATTATTCGCTTTTAGACTGGACTAGAACCGATTACCAATACGAAACAGGAAAAACAGGGAAAGGAACAGGAAGAACTGCAAAAAGTGATTGGGATAGCTATATCCGTTTTATGAAAGGACAGTTAACAGAATTGCTGACCAATTACGGAGAAATCGGTGGTATTTGGTTCGACGGACATTGGGACCAATTAGATAATGATACTGATAAAACATTAACATCAAAAGTAAACTGGCATTATGATGAAATTTACAAATTGATTCATACACTTCAACCTAACTGTTTGATTTCAAACAATCACCATTTAACGCCTATTCAAGGAGAAGATTTTCAAGCATTTGAAAAAGATTTACCTGGCGGAAATACCTCTGGATTTGGAGGACAATCTGTTTCTCAATTGCCTTTGGAAACATGCGAAACGATGAACAATTCCTGGGGATTTGATATAAATGACAGAAAATATAAATCGACCAAAGATTTACTGCATTATATGATAAATGCAGCCAGTTTGAATGCTAATTTCCTTTTGAATGTTGGACCAATGGCTGACGGATCAATCCAACCGGAATTTGTGGCAACTTTGAAAGAAATAGGAATCTGGATGGATAAAAACGGAAAAAGTATTTACGGAACAAGAGGCAATGTGATAAAACCGCAAGATTGGGGCGTATTTACGGCCAAAGACAAAACCTTGTTTGCACACATCATAAAAACACCGAATCAGGCGGAGTATATTTTCATCCCGGAGATGAAACAAAAAATCAAAAAATGTTATTTGATGGAGAGCAAAAAGGAGCTTAAATTCAAACAACAACCTGAAGGTACTTTTGTGTATTTGAATGGTGAGAAATTGGATGAAATAGATACGATAATTGAAATGCAAATACAGTAAGTAACTGATTTTTGAATTAATATAAAATTCGAATTTAAAATTTTCAGTATTGAAATTTAGCGATATAAAAGCCCTAATGAAAATTAGGGCTTTTTTTATGGAAAGAACAGAATTCTAACCTTAAACTCAGAAACCATAATAGTCAGATTTAAATTTTTACAAGATAAAAATTACAGATTATTTTTCTTACAATTTTAAAATTTAGAATAATTTAAAAAAAAGGCTGAAACTGCTTGACACATCAATTTTAATGTGCTCGTACACATAAATTTAATGTGCACGAGCACATTTTTTTTGATTTTTGTTTTATATGTAAAAAAAAAAATATAGTTTAGTCATGTAATTATGAAAAATAGTGTTTAATTCTTAAGTTAATAATCCTAAAACTATTATTTGTTTACTATTCTGTCCTACTTTAAGTTTTTTTTAAGAATTGAAAAAATGACGAATAATAGCGGTTTACAGTATTTTTTAAAATTGTAGAATAACAGCATCAAAATGAGCCTTTTTTATGGTACAACAAAGGGTTTTTAAATGATAAAAAAGTAAAAAACAGAATGATAAAACAAAAAATATTTATTCATGAAGTAACAGCCTTAAAGTTTAGAATAGAACAAGTTAAGGTTTGCTTTTAGTATAAAGTAGTAAAAAACAAAAGTAGATGAAGTCAACATTCGGAGTGGTTGAAGTAAAACTAAAAAAAATACAGAATCAAGACAATTATAAAAAAAAGCATGGAAGAATTAATTAAAACTGTCTTTAAAGATTTTTATCCCAATAAAACAATCCTTACTTATTCGGCCATACAATTTGGTCTGATCAATAGCACTTATAAAATTGAGACTGCTGATGGCGATTATATCTTGCAAAAAATGAATCAGGTTGTGTTTCCCAATATAAAATCGTTATTGAACAACAAGATAAAAACCACTTGGTATTTGAACGCAAACGGGTTTCCCACTTTAAAATTTATAGCAAATAGTGAGGGACATTTTTATTCACAACAAGGCCAGGCGATTTGGCAGCTTTCAACTTATATTCCTTCCGTGGTTTTAGATCGGATTGATTCAAACACAGTTGCAAATCAGGTTGGCGCTTATTTGGCAAAGTTTCATAAAGCATTGCTCGGTTTTCCAATTTCGGAATTAGAGTACACAATTCCGGATTTTCATAACACTATAAAAAGGTTTTCTGATTTTGAAGAAAGTGTAAACAATGCTTCACCGGAAAGGTTGTCCAAAGCAAAAGAATCAATTGTGTTTTTAGAATCTAATTTTAAAACGATACAACGTGTTGCCAATGCAATAAATACGCAAAAAATACCTGTGAGAGTTGTGCATAACGATACTAAAATAGGGAATATGCTTTTTGATGAAGATAAAAATATTTTATGCATCATTGATTTTGATACGGTAATGCCCGGAAGTATTTTTCATGATGTAGGTGATAGCTTAAGAACGGGAGCCAATAAAGCTACAGAAGAAGAAAAAGATTTATCAAAAGTATGTTTCGACATCGAAATCTATGAGGCTTTTATGAAAGCTTATGTTGCCGAAGCTTCTTGTTTTATGTCTGAAGAAGAAGCAGATAATATTCATCTAAGTTTACCACTAATCCTTTTTGAACAAGCCTGTCGTTTTTTGGGAGATTATTTAAATAATGACAGTTATTATACTACAACATACCAAGATCAGAATCTGGTAAGAGCAAAAACGCAGATTAAGCTTATGGATGATGTACAGTTGTATTTAAAGACAAAAAAACAAGTCATCTTCAAGTAAGATTTTAAAATTTTCGAAAATCATATTGCCGTTAACCAAAGTAGAAACCAAAAAATCAATAACCAATGAATATAGTTTATTAAAGTTAAAAGGAAAAAAAACAGAGCAATAAAAGTACTTTTTTAGATCGTTCTGATTCCTGCAAATCAAAAAAAACAGCTTGTTTTTAATGTCTGATTTTAAGAAGGTAAAGTCATATTTGATTTTGCTACGGTACTTTCTATGCCTTTTTTTAAAATAAATAAAAGCAAATTATTGAAAATAATACTGTCTCATTTTGATTCTGATTTTTGATTTTGAAATAAAATGTAAAACGCCAACAACGTGCCAGATAAGGCAATTGTACTCTTTATTATGTTATTAACCATTTGATTAAAAAGACTTATTAACCAATAAACAACCAATTTTATGAAAAACCAATTTAACCCGGTAAATGCCGAGCTATTAACCAAACAAAAAAAGATATTTCTCTGGACCAAGAAGAATTCGATATTCTTTTTTGTCACCTTATGTAGTATTTCCTCTTTTGGGCATACAGTAAAATTAGAAAGAGTTGAAGTAATAAATCATGCTAAGGAAACAAAAGCAGAAAGTAATCTGAATTTTGCTGTTGATGTTGATCCCATTACCGGAAAAGTGACGGGTGAACTTGGCGAAAGCTTATTTGGAGCTTCTGTTAAAATTAAAGGAACAAACAAGGTAGAATCTACAGATGTTGACGGAAGCTTTTCTATTGCGGCAAAAGAAGGTGATGTTTTGATTGTTTCTTATGTTGGATTTATTACTAAAGAAGTAACAGTTGGCAATCAGAAGCAATTAAATATTAGACTTAAATCAGCCCAAAATGATTTAAGTGACGTTGTTATTATTGGTTATCAAAAAGTACATAAAAAAAATGTCAACGCTGCCGTATCAACTATTAGCAGTAAAGATTTGCAGGATATTCCGGTGATTAGTGTTTCTTCGATCATTGGTAGTTTGGCCACAGGAATACAAACGCCTACTCAAACGGGTGCGCCTGGAGGAAGAGGATCTTTGGTTATTCGTGGAAACACCAGCATGTCAGGTTCTGGTTATAGTAGTCCGCTTTATGTAATTGACGGAGTACAAACATCTTTAGAAGATTTAGCCGGATATAATACTTCCAATACCGATTTTTTGGCGTCTTTGAATCCAAATGATATTGAAAAAATAGATTTCCTAAAAGATGCTTCTGCGGCTGCGATTTATGGATCACGCGGAGCAAATGGAGTTATTATTATTACGACCAAAAAAGGTGGAGCTTTGGATAAACCCGAATTTACTTTTTCATTAAACACAGGAATATCTCCTATTCCAAATTTAGTGACAATGAATATCGGT is a window encoding:
- a CDS encoding beta-N-acetylhexosaminidase — translated: MMKSFFFSLLLCSTLSFAQEVNIIPQPVEVVRNSGNFVINSETSLVVINKEDNATATFLNDYLFNYYGFKLSVVKKANKNAIKLISQKNIEGLKSEGYKLKSDQNGVEINGNSPMGTFYGMQTLIQLLPVEKSNNLAIAAVEVKDQPRFAYRGAMLDVGRHFFSVEFVKKYIDYLALHKMNYFHWHLTEDQGWRIEIKKYPKLTEIGSKRNGSIIGSYPGKGSDNTPEGGFYTQEEVKDIVKYASDRFITVIPEIEMPGHSSAAIAAYPELSCFPDEKTNLSDNMISDKSKQEMANGRNKIVQETWGVHTDVFVPTENTFKFLENVLDEVIALFPSKYIHVGGDESPKDAWKRSAFCQQMIKDKNLKDEHGLQSYFIQRMEKYINKKGRTLIGWDEILEGGLAPNAIVMSWRGEEGGIAAAKEKHQVIMTPGSHVYLDHSQTKNEKQVTIGGFLPLETVYGYEPIPKELNEQQAKYVLGAQANVWTEYMANPAKVEYMIFPRLSALSEVLWSSKESKNWTEFQTKIETMKKRYTIWGANYFKED
- a CDS encoding alpha-L-fucosidase; the protein is MKKITLYVLFLSMSWIGMMAQTYTPSEGNIKNRKEFQDDKFGMFIHFGPYSVLGNGEWVMNTENIRVTEYGRLINVFNPQDFDAKKWVGIAKAAGMKYITFTTRHHDGFSNFDTKLSDWKITNTHFKRDLLKELAEECHKEGIKLFCYYSLLDWTRTDYQYETGKTGKGTGRTAKSDWDSYIRFMKGQLTELLTNYGEIGGIWFDGHWDQLDNDTDKTLTSKVNWHYDEIYKLIHTLQPNCLISNNHHLTPIQGEDFQAFEKDLPGGNTSGFGGQSVSQLPLETCETMNNSWGFDINDRKYKSTKDLLHYMINAASLNANFLLNVGPMADGSIQPEFVATLKEIGIWMDKNGKSIYGTRGNVIKPQDWGVFTAKDKTLFAHIIKTPNQAEYIFIPEMKQKIKKCYLMESKKELKFKQQPEGTFVYLNGEKLDEIDTIIEMQIQ
- a CDS encoding phosphotransferase gives rise to the protein MEELIKTVFKDFYPNKTILTYSAIQFGLINSTYKIETADGDYILQKMNQVVFPNIKSLLNNKIKTTWYLNANGFPTLKFIANSEGHFYSQQGQAIWQLSTYIPSVVLDRIDSNTVANQVGAYLAKFHKALLGFPISELEYTIPDFHNTIKRFSDFEESVNNASPERLSKAKESIVFLESNFKTIQRVANAINTQKIPVRVVHNDTKIGNMLFDEDKNILCIIDFDTVMPGSIFHDVGDSLRTGANKATEEEKDLSKVCFDIEIYEAFMKAYVAEASCFMSEEEADNIHLSLPLILFEQACRFLGDYLNNDSYYTTTYQDQNLVRAKTQIKLMDDVQLYLKTKKQVIFK